A segment of the Lycium barbarum isolate Lr01 chromosome 7, ASM1917538v2, whole genome shotgun sequence genome:
GACTGAGCACAAACTTAAGAAAATAAgtgagacttttgaatcttgtagtctTAAACTAAACATATGTGTAATATACCAAAATGACTTGTatatcttgtggttttaaacatgATATGTGAGATGTTGGAATTATAGAGTTGCTCCATCCGTCCCACTTTGTATGTGATGATTCGGAGTATAAAGGTCAAACTATTTAATTTTCAGTGTGAATTCGAACATAGAatcttcaagttttttttttttttgaaataaaatatacatatttaaaaaaattatataaatatttataacaacacaataattaataattcaaataatttaaaaggcatatgaaaAATTGGGAATTGTCTTTTTCCTCCGACTCTCCAAATAGtaattgtgtcacataaattgggatagagggagtactaAATAAAGAAAGTGGTATCTTTTAAAGGACTAAAAAGAAGTAAatacataaattaaaatagaggaaACATCATGTTGCGATAAAATATTTGTTCATTTTAAGAGTTGTTTGATAGAATACATTAGAGAAAATAATGCATGTATTACTAATTCCTCGTTTGGTACACTTTTTCAACCTATGTATATATAACTAATACTTGGTGTTAGTTATAGACCCTGTTGGTATCCTTATACGTAGCAAACCACGGTATTACCAATATCAAGGTTATTAATATAGGAATAAGCATGGTTAAAGATAAAAGTGCCCTTGACATATTAAAACTCATTCTTCCACCTCTCAAAGTTAGGGTATTTTTGTGaacaaataatattttttaaaattttataatgCAAGTTCTTTTTAATACATCACGCCAGGCAGTCAATAAAAAATAATCTTAGCATAATTAATCTGTGCGTTATTAATCACAGAATTACTTATACACTCTACCAAACTATTCCTTATAGTTTTTACTGGTTGAGTGACTGATTGTTCTTTCTCAACACGTGCGTGCGCTGGAGATGAAGTACTGTAATGCACGTTTGATGATTCCCTTGCGGAAGTCATTAAATAAGATTTAGTCGCACTATTGTATAGTTTTCAACTTATTTATTAACTAATTAACCTGTGTGAATAGAACTGAGAGTCTGACTATAACGAAGGAGGctaaaatagaaaaataaaacacATAAAAGGGCAGGTAATGTTTGTTTTGAAAtagtatattgtgatgatttAATATTAACTAGACCTCGTGTCAACTTTAAAAAAATTGACGATATAATTTTGTAGCATCTTCATTAAAATTAGTAGACTACTGCTTGCCTTCACATGTGAGGCAAAAGAGGAACAAAGCGAAAAGTCAAAAGGACAACAATATAACGTGGCAGAAGTGGCAATGTAACGTTGGACCTTTTATATTAAGGCAAAGGTGGAAATATATCCCTAaatttgcgatttagagcagatatatctTTTGTTAATAAAATGGTGCATATATATCATGCCGTTACACAAATGATGGAAATATACTTTTTTCGCTGACGGAATTTTTTAAAaacatttagcttattttttaattaaatattaaTGTTATAtggctttaaaaaataagtctacgcATTTTTTAGTGGATTTATTATTTTAAAGTCACGTGAAAATTTTCTTCTAGTGAGTTGTCTTgttcatttttaaaaaaatatctccgtggcTTTAAAAGCCCATCACacgtggctttagaaaaataaaacTATTTAAAAAAATGCTTAATTCTTAAAAGTCACGTggcattttttaattaaaaacaagGGAAAaaggcctgatttacccctctactttgggaaaaggttcatatttacccccccgttatactatcagcccatttatacccctaccgttacaatagttgaaacatttgcccctatttttaaccccCTGTCCCTGATAATATAacggggggtaaatatgaaccttttcccaaagtagaggggtaatcAGGTCCTTTTCCCTTTGAGTGCCGATTCTTCTATTTTTAGATAACGTTGCAGGTTTCCTAACTAGTTCTGATTTGCTAAAAGAACTATATACACAATAATTTTATGCAAAAGTAAGACATTGCTTCATCCAAAAGAAGGTTTTACAATGGACATGTTAtaacaacaatttatccaaagggaaaatacattaaaaccccccaacgtatagccagattaattatgacgcaccaacctttgcgggcgacctattacaccccccccccccccagtcctaatttttcagtattttagtagcattttttggctgacgtggcaaaaaaaaaaaattgaatcccaaTTGCACAATGGatagtgttgcacactctccgccacgtcattgccactttttttttcatttaattaTCTTTTCTTTAATTAGCTTTTTAACTTGAGAATACCATGCCATTGTAACCACCCGATTGTTTATTAAACAACTACTCCATTGCAGTCAACGTCGTGTATTCTACTTCAAGTTCTTTTATACAGTTTTCATTGTCATTTTACGCTTAATTTCTAGTAGAACTTGTACAACAAATCTTGGTAAAATGAGATGTATGAATGTTGATTCATAGGATTAAACTTGTTCAAGTTTCAATCATATATTCCCAATTTATGAATAGGTGTGTCAATGGACGTGAAAGTGGGTTATGTGAAAGAAATAAATCTGTGAGGAAGAAAGAAGAATTTCGTCGGCTATGATGGCAATGGTGGTTGATGGTGGCGCAGTGGGTGTAACGGCGGCGGCTTCGCCCATGAATCTTCCTCCTTCCATTAATTTGATGCTTTGTTTAATAACACAATTGAAAGGGGCCAAAAAATTGATTAAACTAATTAGATCCATTCTTCCTTCGTGACTGCTTAATTAAATTATGAAGAGATAATTTTGATGGCGCTGCTTCCTAGTTATTCATTGCAATTTTGATAAATGAGAGTGAGACAACTTTTATATTGCGACGGTTGCTGCTGCGGCGGCGGCGGCGTTGCCAGCGGCGGTGGCAgcggtggttgaggagaaagaagaagaaagagagggagggtgggggtgggtgagatattttaatataaataaatttttaaagatTAATTTTGATTAAAATATCACATTTGGATCATTTTCACTcgtcagattttttttttttgccacgtcagccgaAAATGCtattaaaatactgaaaaattaagaccgggggggggggggggtaataggtcgcccgcaaaagttgggtgcgtcataattaatccggctaTACGTTAGGGgtttttaatgtattttccctttATCCAAACGAGGGcattacattacattcatccaaACAAAGACATTTAAAACAACTTCATGATAATATTTTTCAAGTTACACCAAAAACATAAATACTAGTCTCGTAAGGGCAATCACTTCATCATTGGAGCTGTAATGAAACCCACGAAAAGTGCCAATGAAACTATAATTACCATCCACATCTTTGTTACTTTGTCTTCCAAAGTTGACCCATTTATGTTTTTGGTGTAACTTGAAAAATATTATCATGAAGTTGTTTTAAATGCCTTTGTttggatgaatgtaatgtaatgccctcgtttggataaattgttgttaTAATATGTCCATTGTAAAACCTTCTTTTGGATGAAGCAATGTCTTACTTTTGCATAAAATTATTGTGTATATTGTTCTTTTAGCAAATCATAACTAGTTAGGAAACCTGCAACGTTATCTAAAAATAGATGAATCGGCAAtcaaagggaaaagggcctgatttacccctctactttgggaaaaagtTCATATTTTccccccgttatactatcagggacagggggttaaaaatagggacaaatgtttcaactattgtaacggtaggggtataaatgggctgatagtataacggggggtaaatatgaaccttttctcaaagtagaggggtaaatcaggcccttttccctaaaaacaagctaaatgttttttaaaaatatttcgtCAGGGAAAAAGAGTATATTTACGCTATTTGTGTAACGACATGGTATAGATGCACCATTTTTTAATGTGGGTATGTTAGCTCTAATTTGCAAAGTTaaaggatatatttgcaccttttcccttatATTAATACTACTAGTTACTTTCAAAACGTGTCAACTATTATAAACTTTACGTTAAAAGAAAGTTCTCTCTGATTTTCGGTGTTTTAGAAAATTTAGAATTGTTTAGATAATAGTAGTACTGTTTTCAAGTTTATTCTTTTTCACCTTATCTTTCGTAATTAATCTCTAACACAATAGAtgttatacatgcataaacaggtTAAATTTCGGAAAGGAATAAATTGCAAATGAAAACAAGTTGATGAAATTTAACGTATTGATAAATGACCTTTCTAAAATTATTATGGAAGTAAAAATAGTGAAGTGTTGTCTTTGTTGGTTGTTTCGAATCAAAAGAAAGATTACAACTAACACCTAGCAACAACCTCTAGTGAGACGTAACCAAATAATTAAATTGGTCAGAATTACAGGGGCGGACCCAACGTGAAGGGTGGGGGACACGTGTCCCCGTAACTTTGAGAAAAtcctatatgtatatatttatatatcttgGAAAATTATAATATATCTTAAAAGGATCACTCAAACATAATTATAAAAGTAGTTCAGTTGGTAGGAGTATCCCTAAGTAGTCACTAGTTGCCGCCTGAGATCGAATCTCAGGTCCAAcacagttttaaaaaaaaaaaaaaaaaaattgtgcagtTTTACTGCTGTACAACTTGCATTAATGcaagttttttaatttttttttaatctttttattttttagtccCCTCCCATTTTACTTTTTCATTAAATTCTTTCCCCcctattttttttgttctttgctATTGTAATTAATAAGTTTTTTAAGAGTTGCACGCCTAACTTTGTCGCTAGTAATTAATTGACATGCTAAAGATAATGTGCCCCCGTTGCGCTCAAATCCTGAGTCCGCCTCTGGGTCAGATTGTTACCCTCTCTGATCCATATTATATTCTATGGTGTTTTAACTTTTCATTTGGTtcaaattaaatgatttttttacGTAACCAAGAAGGTATTTATCgtgtttccttctttttcttcaaatttatcCTTATTTAAATAAGTTTTTACATAATTAAGAAATCATATTAAATAAGTATTGTTTAATATTAAGTATAATTTAGTAAAACACCTCTTACTTTCTAGGGGTGAGTGAATTTTTTAAGGGGTGTACTCAAACTAAAAAGACCATATAATATAGATTGGAGGGAGTACTTTTTTGCTTTGAAGATAATAGTTTAAGATTGTTGTTATAAAGAAATCAAAAAACTAGGTAAAGTTAGTATTACGAAATTAAACTTTAAGAGGGGTTCAAAATGAAACAAAGAAAGATTTTTAAAATCTATAGTCCAAAACAATGCATAAATATTTGtttggctataaatcatctcacgAAGATTATTAATCCTCACATGAGTAGTTAAGGATATTTTAGTAATCTAATAGTTATTGTACAGCTTAATACAATCAGATCAAACAAGAAAAATGCTTATTAAATtataacaaaaatataaataCAATCTACCCAAACATTATTATCAATAAAATAATAGAATTCAACTTAATAAAAACAATACATAATGATATACGTTGGGTACAAAGGCCAAACATGCTCTAAAAATTCAGAAGCACTTGTTAAACATATTGCATATGTTCTTTCAATCTGTTGCTCAATTTAATGCATTACAATCTTGAATAAATTCCTTAATATTCTTGTCAGAACTCCCTCCTTCATCTACGGCTTGCCTAGCCAATTTTTTCCATTTAATTGCATTCTCTTTGAGAATTACTCCTTTCTTTCCCTCCATGACTTCCTTTATGGAACTTGCTACATCTTCTTTTGTAATTACCCCATCTTTTCCCACCTTAACTCGAATTCCTACTTGCCATACATCCGTAATATATTTTGCATTAGTTGGTTGGTCCGCCCACTGAGGCATTCCTATCATTGGCACTCCCAGACTCAGTGCTTCCAGCGTCGAATTCCATCCACAGTGAGTAAAGAAACATCCAACGGCTGGATGAGCCAAGACATCGAGCTGAGGGCACCAATTCACGATTAGTCCTTTTTCTTTTGCCTTGGACATGAATTCCTCGGGGAGTTTGTTCTCTTCGGTAGCTCTAACAACCCACAAGAAGTAGGAATTGCTCATCATCAATCCCGAAGCTACTTCTTCCATTTGTTGTTCTCCAAGACTGGCCAAGCTTCCGAATGATACATAAACAACTGAGCCAATTTCTTTCGAGTCTAGCCAATTCTTGCAAGTTTCATAATTAGGCTTGATGAGACTCGAGCCATATTCTATGTCAAGATATGTTGACAGAACAAGTGGCCctattgtttttattttatattgGGTCCCTAACCAGTTGATCACCTGTACAAATTCAGCACAAAAATCTTATGATTATTAATATGACAATTTGTAGAAATGTGTGTATATCTGCATGCTTAAGAAAAGACTTACGTTTTTTCTCcgttttgtttcaatttatgtaaacctATTTGACTGTTGACTTTTGACATTTGTGGTGTTAAACATGTTATAATATTTATACGGTGTAAAAGTTTGTCGTTAAGGGTAAAACGGTTAGTTTCCAAATTTGGAAAGATGTCATTTTTTTAAGAACGAACCAAAAAGAAAATAGAGTCACGTAAACTGAAACCAATAGAGTAATACTTATGCTGTAGTAGAGCTTTGGGGTGGTGACTTTGTGTATGATGGCTAAATAATATTCTCATCTTTAATTATgacactttttccttttttttatctGATAAAACATGACtcatttttatatttgaaaatctTATAACTTCAAACTATCCATTTTTATCTTCGGTGAGAtacatatttaagaccacaaattCTAAGTAGGCCtttggacatgcggtttgaaaTTATGgcttgaaatcatgagatgaaatcagcgtttggacatgcatttcatctcatggtttgaaaccccaaatcattcaaaaaggcatgatttggggtttcaaatcatagtttcaaaaaatttaaatataaaacttgaccataagctcatattttataaaaaaagacccataagttggtaaatatttttaacaactactgccaccaaccatttaccaacctcattaacttccaccaacatttatttatgtctaccatgtgggaggattatattaaagagtagttacattactattcatgttaatttttcttttttattgaactaaaatttgatcaattaatgtagtattttttagaaaggccttctaatagcgtattaattttgttatgaactctgacttgctcatttggtaagattgtataagaatcaGAATATTTTGCTAGtagtctataagaaaaaatacaacttaagatatccaaattacatgtccaaacggctcctaagcgTATTTTGGCACGTGCCAAAAGTCCTTTTTTGCTAATTAAACTATGTGATCAGTCAAATCAAACATGCCACATTAACTGAAATGAAAAGAGTAATGTACTTGTTTAAAATGTATCTAAATCTAGACACGGTGAGAGATACATTACCTCCTCCTCCAACACGTCAAATGTGTTGAACAAAAGCCAATCTGCTTTCTTGAAATTGAAGTTCTGGCCATACACAAGTCTTTTCACAGTTGGATATGCATCACTCTCAATGATGAAAGAAGGCAAATCTTCTTTTTCCAATAAGGGAATTGCAGGCAACTTAACAACATCATCACCATCAAAAGGAATTTTACTAGTATCTTCATGATCAATATGATAGTATATGGCAGAAAGAGCAAAAGGTTGTGTGTGAAATGCAGCCACTTTTAGGCCTAGTTGATGTGCTAAATCAATAATCCAAGTGATTAGTGAGTCAAAAACAAGAACTTTCACAGGGTATTCAGAATTAGCAAATTTGTCAATAATAGCTCTGAATTTTTCCAAAATAAGTGATTGGAACCATTCAAGAAAGTTGTCAACACTTTCTTGTGGAAATGGCCCGTGTTGAATGGACTCAATGTTGATTAATGGGCCACAATCCAATAACAAGGCCTTACAAACAAAATCTATGGTGAGAATTGTCACCTTAGTTCCTTTTGATGCCAAAATTTTGGAAAATTGAACTATTGGGTTTATGTGGCCTTGTGCTGGGGAAGGAAGAACTAAAACATGAGTTTTTTTGTTGGTGATATTTTCCATTTCCGCAGCTTTTCTTTTTCCCTTACTTTTAGCTATCTTGTTTTTCAATAGTAGCATCTTAGATCACATTTATACTAAAAGTTGGGTGCAACTTATACACGTGATACATGTGTTATATTCGTGTTGTAATTAGAGGCGGATCCAAGATTTGAATTTTACGGTTTCTAGCTTTTGAGACTATGAAAAATTGTTAGTAACTGGTTTCAAATTCCAATTTTATACACACTTAGCAAATTTTTTAACATGTATACATGGTTAGAGCCAAAGCTATTAAGTTCTACCGAACTTATATGTTAAAACCCACCTCTGCCCCGGCGTAATGTACTCTTCCAGTTTCACTTCACCTTACCCTATTTAATTTCCTTATCAGACTGTTTCAAGAAGaatgatattttaatttttttagaaaaacgTTAATTTTAAACTTCACATTTTACCATTATTGAGAAGTTTTTATGGTCATTTAAATGTAGTACTACTATTTAACACCATAAATTTCAAAATCTTCCGTTTCGTGTTAATTTCATACAGAATCAAAATTGAAAGGGGAGTATATTCAAAATTGGTTCACATGTGAGCAAAAGGGTGCCCACACTGGAAAGTGGACAAACGACGtttaaccacacaaatatttggAGAGGTGGAACAAGAAGTACTGTCACTACAAGAAAAGACTCAATTTGTGGGGGGGTATTTCTTCAATTAGTGGCGGTTTTTGACTCCCACAAATTAAATTGCGGCGGTTTTGAAAAACGCTACAATTACGTCCGCCACGAGCATATTTGCGTCGGTTTCTTACAACCTCCACGACGACCGCCGCAAAATGATTTTTTAATTTGTGACAGTTTTCAACATCGATATGTGACAGTTTAGAACCTTCACAATATGATCTCAATATTTTAAAGTATTAAACTAGCGTTAGTTTAAAATCGTCACAATAtgatatctactatttattacgACTTAATTTGTGCAAGCTTATAACCGCcacaaattgattttttttattttaaaaagaaaattgaatTTGAATTACATCAAGCCTATATAAACATACATACAAAGAATTTACTAAATAACATATAATGTAAATCACGTTTCATTAAATAAATTCATAGTACGAAGCAACACAAATTTAAATTCATGTCAAACTTAAGTAATACAAACTCGTATATGATAACTTAAATGTTACAACTTCAAATCTAAAAAGTTCAAAAATAATTCCGTATCATATAAACATAAAAAAGCACTAAACATTTGTTGATTCGAGTTGGTTCACCACATTATCTTCTTTCTTCCCAGGGTAAAGCAAGCTCAGTATTTGCATCACTAAGCTAAAATGATCAACAAAATGTACATGTAATTAGAAAAATAACATATCCTTGTACGAATAAACCAAAGTAATGTGCAAACATATAAAAGaaaattcataattcaattcatcTCAAAAGCAAGTTCATACGAAGCTTTCATCTTGACAAAGATCTATTGAAACATGGATGGAAGGATAAATTTACTTTGATAATGGTCAAACCTAATATTGTGCTTGAAGAATTTTGCAATAAGAAAGCAAAAATTAGAGAgacaaagtaaaagaaaaaccaCAAACATAATGTAACAAAACTATGATCTTCATCAAAATCAGGCGGCTTAACTAGAAACTTTATAGATAATTAAGATAGCATGCCTAAAAGCAATTAATGGTTATTGGACTATCAAAAAGAATCAACCACAATAAGTAGTAATTTAGCATCAACTAACAAGTAAATTGTAGATACATATCACCATAAAATTTTAGTTCCTATGTCTCTAATGTCCTCCAATGCACACTATAGCTAATAATAACAACTTCATGAATTATTCCTAATCTAAGTAAGCACCCAAAACACAATCTAAGCCTATGTTTACCGAAATCAGATCATGGTGCTTATTGAATTTAGTATGTAGTCTGAAGTGTTTCTCACTTCTTTGGTAATTTATAAGTTGGTCTTTTCTTGACCTTCACGTTCCATTCTGTTTACCTGAATAACACCTATGAATCTAGTGAATTTAACATATTGAAAGAATAACAGAACccaatatgtaagtcatgcaaaTATCAATCAAAATTTAATCTACAAAGCTGTCATTTAATTAGTAATAGCAATTCTAGTACTCTTTCACGTGTGAAGATTTAAGTAGCCACCTTTATGATCCAAGATCAAGAAGCATTTGATACATTTGGGGTATAGGTTATGCCTTATCAGATTCTCTAGCATTTCACCAGCAATTTTGGAGCAAGATCACTTTAATTGGTAGAGATTAAGAAGCTGAACTTGATTTACTAATCACCAAGGCCAGCATTGGTTTATTAGCAATTTAGCCTTACGTTACAAGGACATAGCAGTAATCATATTCAATCAAGAATTAAGTTATTACATGGTCCTTAACAAAGAAAAACAGAATTGAGGCTTACCTGAAATCCATTAAAGGTCGGATATAATTTGACGAAAATTGGAATAGTCAAATAATATTCACGAATGGCTTTAAGATGTATTAATGCTACATTCACGGTACAATTGAAAAAGTAAAGATACAGATCTCAAAATCAAGTGTGAATCGTAAAGCCTGCACAACAGAGGATTACCTTCACATCCACAGAAGTATgatccacaacaacaatcatattatACAATTCGTCTCTTTCAGATCTCCACTTTATAAAACCtacaaaagaacaagtcaaaagAGGTAAATGACCCACAAATTTCAACCAGAAAGAGATAAGAAAATGTAAGGGGCGAAGGGAGAAAGGAGAAGATATAGGCCGCTGGTGAATTGTCGATGAGGCCTGCCTTTGGCGGAAAGGGAATTGGGAAAAAGGGAAAGGGGAAAGGGATTTGGAATTCCAGTTTTTAATTCGTGGGAACTGGGAAGGAACTGCTGATTTGGCTTATGCTTGGGTTTTAAATTTTTGGTTTAAATTTTTGAGGGAATGATTTGGTGTTTGGGAGGGAAAGTTTGGCtccaaatgaaaaataaaagaaactttCTTATCGTATATAGAACAAATAAAAAACTGCTCCTAttactactatttttttttttttttttttttggttattagCAGTAGTATTAATAACTAGTACTCCAATTATAGTGTTGTCCTTGCAAAATCAATTACTTTAATAACAGCTTAAATAAAGTTAAAATGCATAcaaaaataatagaataaaggAATTAAAAAGGTCAAAAATACCTCTAAACTATTCGAAATTGGTCAATTTTACCCTTTGGTACATTTTTGGCATAAATGTGCCCTCGCCGTTAATCAACCTTCCTATTAGCCAAGTAGCTCAAAAACACCCGTCCTGCTAACGGTTTCTGCAAAACAAGAGGGAAAAGTATCAATTTTTCCATTGAGCTATTTGAAATGAGATAATTTTTCCCTCCGTTTAGAATTGGGGACAAGTGTGCTTAATTGTATTTAAGAAAAAGAAACAACTTATACTGCAGATTATGAGATTTCTctaattattttaaatagcaaTATACACTGCCAAATTTATGTAATATGAAGCTTAATTATCaacattaattattttattaaacacTTATTTTATTGTTCCTTTCCAAACTATTATACCTCAACTGAAACATGAGATGCCTAGAAGTCACCATAAGTAATATACATACCATTGTATAATTGAACTTGATTTCTTTTATCATATCAGTCTTAGAGTTAGTAAGGCCTCATTTATTTGCACTTAATGAAAGTATTAATCCTAATCATTATATCTCAGTCATTAAGTCTTATTTTAAGGTCTCAATCTTAATTGTTAAAtgtgtttgtttttttaaaaaaaattttacAACTACTGAATAGATCTAAGTGACGAAGATCTATAATAAAGTCTTAATTTCATTAAGATGTTTATTTAAATGTTTCACAAAGATGGAATGAGTTCATCACTACTCCATTCATTGTCACCGTTAACCGTCGCCTCCCACCGTTACCATCATCATCAGCTACAACTTGGGTTGTTCAcgattttggttaaaaccaaaaccaaattgaaaatttaaccaaaccgaataaaaaatcgacatttggtttggtttgatttgatttggttttaaattttaaaaaccgataatatttagtttggttatggttctattaaaaaataatcgAATAAATAACCGAGCCAAACTGAtaaattttatacataaattttataattatttatacgtataatattagtttttcataaataattataaatattttataccttttaatcattaatttgatttttgtctacttatttcacatgattgtttaaggcccatgtttttaagaatatgtccagaCCCATGGTTTTAGGAATATGTTCAAGCCcgtgtctttaagtcttttaactcttttaagtgtaaacctactaacagaagctcacgttagtgtctaatgtctttaacttaattTTTTAGCCTTTccttgtcagccatttgattttagggttttttttttttttcaaatttatacctttcttttttcttgtctgaatgggtcctaaatttctaatatttttcatatgaaaaaaaacagaggttgtagatttggatgttcctatagaagatacttcagtaacatcagcatttgctgcaactcaagcacatggtaatgccctaatacttcttccatggataatcctcctaaaaagcagaaaagaacaactcctagtagtcgagaccctagccttggggacaatgatagaaaaacatctgaagtttaggatca
Coding sequences within it:
- the LOC132604328 gene encoding UDP-glycosyltransferase 74E2-like — encoded protein: MENITNKKTHVLVLPSPAQGHINPIVQFSKILASKGTKVTILTIDFVCKALLLDCGPLINIESIQHGPFPQESVDNFLEWFQSLILEKFRAIIDKFANSEYPVKVLVFDSLITWIIDLAHQLGLKVAAFHTQPFALSAIYYHIDHEDTSKIPFDGDDVVKLPAIPLLEKEDLPSFIIESDAYPTVKRLVYGQNFNFKKADWLLFNTFDVLEEEVINWLGTQYKIKTIGPLVLSTYLDIEYGSSLIKPNYETCKNWLDSKEIGSVVYVSFGSLASLGEQQMEEVASGLMMSNSYFLWVVRATEENKLPEEFMSKAKEKGLIVNWCPQLDVLAHPAVGCFFTHCGWNSTLEALSLGVPMIGMPQWADQPTNAKYITDVWQVGIRVKVGKDGVITKEDVASSIKEVMEGKKGVILKENAIKWKKLARQAVDEGGSSDKNIKEFIQDCNALN